In one Silene latifolia isolate original U9 population chromosome 10, ASM4854445v1, whole genome shotgun sequence genomic region, the following are encoded:
- the LOC141608237 gene encoding uncharacterized protein LOC141608237: MSTAINAFRQGLDKESNLYKELTMYPCERFEEVQQRATAALRLEEDIQVRWPKPPTQDRPNDDRDSSKRCEWHQDIGHRTEDCYKLRREVKFQVRKGNLDHLLSRGGKQDRREAANQVLPSAPPVCTKIINVITGGSELAGLTYSAAKRKATGSKGSHPETSYRVSQSNLPPVTFDETDMESSAEQHDDALTITLSIGNCTVRKALVDTGAREPYHARNPQNHGFR, encoded by the exons ATGTCCACTGCTATCAACGCCTTCAGGCAGGGCCTGGATAAGGagtcaaacctctacaaagaattaACTATGTATCCTTGTGAGAGATTCGAGGAAGTTCAACAGAGAGCTACTGCAGCGTTAAGATTGGAAGAAGATATACAG GTGAGATGGCCAAAGCCACCCACTCAGGACAGGCCAAACGACGACAGAGACAGCAGTAAGAGGTGTGAATGGCACCAAGACATAGGGCATAGGACCGAAGATTGCTACAAATTACGGAGGGAGGTGAAGTTCCAGGTACGCAAAGGAAATTTggaccacctgttatcacgtgggggcaagcaggacAGAAGGGAAGCAGcaaatcaggtacttccttctgCTCCACCCGTATGCACGAAGATtattaacgtgataacaggcggatcCGAGCTAGCAGGATTGACATATTCCGCCGCGAAGAGGAAAGCCACCGGAAGCAAAGGAAGTCATCCAGAAACCTCGTACAGAGTAAGCCAGAGCAATTTACCCCCAGTAACTTTCGATGAAACCGACATGGAAAGCAGCGCAGAACAGCATGACGATGCCTTGACCATAACATTATCCATTGGCAATTGCACTGTACGGAAAGCATTGGTAGATACAGGAGCTCGTGAACCTTATCATGCTCGAAACCCTCAAAACCATGGGTTTCGATAA
- the LOC141608236 gene encoding uncharacterized protein LOC141608236 yields the protein MESQDGEVWTLYIDGASNARGAGVGLVLRSPKGDMIVQAIRCEFKATNNEAEYEALILGMQMASGLKVRNLRVYSDSLLVVNHVNNEYVARDSKMIAYLKIATEQKSKFRTFKITQVPRDQNVEADALATLGATFRPTELSNIPITHVLLTIRKSQTWIPQ from the coding sequence ATGGAAAGCCAGGATGGTGAGGTGTGGACCCtgtatattgacggagcctcaaaTGCTAGAGGGGCTGGTGTGGGTTTAGTACTGCGATCTCCCAAAGGGGATATGATAGTGCAAGCCATCAGGtgcgaattcaaggcaaccaataaTGAGGCCGAGTATGAAGCTCTTATACTTGGGATGCAAATGGCGTCAGGGCTCAAGGTAAGGAACCTGAGGGTATATAGTGACTCCTTACTTGTGGTAAACCATGTGAACAACGAATATGTGGCacgagattcaaagatgatagcctACCTAAAGATAGCCACAGAGCAGAAATCAAAGTTCAGGACATTCAAGATAACTCAGGTGCCacgagatcagaacgtggaggcTGATGCCCTGGCTACGCTGGGGGCAACCTTCCGGCCCACAGAGCTGTCAAACATACCAATTACTCACGTGTTGTTGACCATCCGAAAGAGCCAGACTTGGATTCCACAGTAA